A window of the Podospora bellae-mahoneyi strain CBS 112042 chromosome 6, whole genome shotgun sequence genome harbors these coding sequences:
- the MIF2 gene encoding mitotic fidelity of chromosome transmission-related protein (EggNog:ENOG503NYKP; COG:S): MPPRPSMAARRTTTHQAEHIYELGVVGRKTGVMLPDSGVRDEHGMEPIENLFSSPKKPDDEDEEEESDDGDSGEAPMELTTNLGLGPAALLNGQASRFPASSQNRSPAKGFLNSPAQRNKLVARNTEAARSSSSPAESRHQSSSQPTLSQGAAKRRLDFNSVVKGGPHSLSQPVMGSRGGAFPGRTQGNARSLSLSHDEESEAGSEVDDVNNFVEESIAILNGDDDNNAASVEPEEEDSSDEGSMVGDDTMRLSAAQHKKAGRPAKSQESARAKAAPVISKPVKQTKKSAEKASVEQEPEEGSGGGEEEEEEEEEEEEIQQPTRPPSKPAAPGKRGRPASKASNKAPELAPAPAAGGGRKRQAVPEEEEEEEEATAEPSQEPQSKKKRTDAGPSRKKATKNEKATAAPADKPKKTAGRKRKSSIADPGDVSVVAVSRRPPLPKSRGLLINRREIPGETDSMFRTRSGRNSFKPLAFWRNEQVHYENDDINDNFASRSKPSKFVLPKIKEVVRVDEPEPEFRKPGRRGPKPKGGARPGRRRRSSFTEQIMDSEPAEPWEMEPGTVTGEVVVWQPQYEFQPPAPNDLVSVMDKQLAISGHAIKTTEVVGGEFRYAKVFSEGFIGAGVVDLPPGAIKRLKNSRKVFMIFFVHAGKCLVTVQETNFRISKGGIFIVPRYNEYTIENDYDKPTRLFFSQGTEVSSEQEASVMPNVHTDGEDQGDEEEEEGGGEE, encoded by the exons ATGCCGCCACGGCCGTCAATGGCGGCGCGCCGcacaaccacccaccaagCAGAGCATATCTATgagctgggtgtggtgggaAG GAAAACCGGTGTCATGCTCCCCGACTCGGGGGTGCGCGACGAACATGGCATGGAACCCATCGAGAATCtgttctcatcaccaaagaagcctgacgatgaagacgaagaggaggaatcgGACGATGGCGACAGCGGGGAAGCGCCGATGGAGCTGACTACAA ACCTGGGATTGGGGCCCGCGGCGCTGCTTAACGGACAGGCGAGTAGGTTTCCCGCGTCCTCGCAGAACCGATCGCCGGCCAAGGGATTTCTGAATTCACCGGCGCAGCGTAACAAACTGGTTGCCCGTAATACCGAAGCCGCACGGTCGAGCTCATCGCCAGCAGAATCGAGACATCAGAGCAGCAGTCAGCCGACGCTGAGTCAAGGCGCGGCGAAGAGGCGCTTAGATTTCAACAGTGTGGTAAAAGGAGGACCGCATTCATTGTCGCAGCCTGTAATGGGTTCAAGGGGCGGCGCCTTTCCCGGCAGAACTCAAGGTAATGCGCggtcgctgtcgctgtcCCATGATGAGGAATCCGAGGCTGGAAGCGAGGTGGACGACGTCAACAACTTTGTGGAAGAATCTATTGCTATACTCAACGGGGATGACGACAACAATGCCGCGTCGGTGGaaccagaggaggaagatagCTCGGATGAGGGGTccatggttggtgatgatacCATGAGGCTTTCTGCTGCGCAACATAAGAAGGCTGGTCGACCAGCAAAATCGCAGGAGTCAGCGCGAGCCAAGGCAGCACCGGTCATTTCTAAGCCTGTTAAGCAGACGAAGAAGTCGGCAGAAAAGGCCTCGGTCGAACAGGAGCCAGAGGAGGGGtctgggggcggggaggaggaggaggaggaggaggaggaggaggaagagatccAACAGCCAACCAGACCACCCTCGAAGCCAGCAGCTCCAGGGAAACGCGGTCGTCCAGCGAGCAAGGCAAGCAACAAGGCACCCGAGCTAGCACCAGCGCCAGCTGCAGGTGGTGGACGGAAGCGACAAGCTGTtcccgaagaggaggaggaggaggaagaagcaaCGGCCGAGCCCTCCCAAGAACCCCAGTCCAAAAAGAAGCGGACCGATGCCGGACCATCCAGGAAGAAGGCAACCAAAAATGAGAAAGCGACGGCAGCACCCGCCGATAAGCCCAAAAAGACCGCTGGACGAAAACGGAAGTCTTCCATTGCAGACCCCGGGGATGTGTCTGTCGTGGCCGTTTCTCGTCGTCCCCCACTTCCCAAATCTCGCGGTCTCCTCATCAATCGCCGCGAGATCCCAGGCGAGACTGACTCCATGTTTCGCACCCGCTCCGGCCGCAATTCGTTTAAACCCCTCGCCTTCTGGCGCAACGAGCAAGTCCACTACGAAAATGATGACATCAATGACAACTTTGCCAGCCGGTCCAAGCCTTCGAAATTTGTCCTTCCCAAAATTAAGGAAGTCGTCCGCGTGGATgagccagagccagagtTCAGGAAACCGGGCCGGCGAGGACCCAAGCCCAAGGGCGGCGCAAGAccaggaaggaggaggagatccTCGTTCACCGAGCAGATCATGGACAGTGAGCCAGCTGAACCCTGGGAGATGGAGCCGGGAACTGTTACGGGTGAGGTGGTCGTTTGGCAGCCACAGTACGAGTTCCAGCCCCCAGCACCCAACGACTTGGTCAGCGTCATGGATAAACAGCTTGCCATCAGCGGTCACGCCATCAAAACGACCGAGGTTGTCGGGGGCGAGTTCCGGTACGCAAAAGTCTTTTCTGAAGGGTTCATTGGTGCCGGCGTGGTCGATCTCCCTCCCGGTGCCATCAAGAGGCTCAAGAATTCCAGAAAGGTGTTTATGATATTCTTTGTTCATGCGGGCAAATGTTTGGTTACAGTGCAGGAGACCAACTTCCGGATTAGCAAAGGAGGTATCTTTATCGTACCAAGGT ACAACGAGTATACCATTGAAAACGACTATGACAAGCCTACGAGGCTGTTCTTTTCTCAGGGCACCGAGGTATCATCAGAGCAGGAGGCGAGTGTAATGCCTAATGTTCATACCGATGGGGAGGATCAGggagacgaagaggaagaggagggtggtggggaagaaTAG